Proteins from one Flavobacterium branchiarum genomic window:
- a CDS encoding DUF6789 family protein, whose protein sequence is MKSKAGTVLLSGLVAGTMDIIAPILIYSVILQKTTTVKILQSIASGIFKKDAYSGDPKMAVFGLVIHFIIATIFALFYFAIYPYLPSLKNKTIISGCIYGILVWIVMNLIVLPIVFPILPAKHLDFPLLLSIVIHVFCVGIPIAIITKKHYQHTLNK, encoded by the coding sequence ATGAAATCAAAAGCAGGAACAGTTTTATTATCAGGTTTAGTTGCTGGTACAATGGATATTATTGCTCCAATTCTTATTTATTCTGTTATACTACAAAAAACAACAACAGTCAAAATTTTGCAATCTATTGCTAGTGGTATTTTTAAAAAAGATGCCTACTCCGGTGATCCAAAAATGGCAGTCTTCGGATTAGTTATTCATTTTATAATTGCTACTATTTTTGCTTTATTCTATTTTGCAATATATCCATACCTCCCCTCCTTAAAAAATAAGACAATAATCTCAGGATGTATATATGGCATATTGGTATGGATTGTAATGAATCTAATTGTTCTGCCTATTGTTTTCCCTATTTTACCAGCCAAACATTTAGATTTCCCATTACTATTATCGATTGTAATACACGTCTTTTGTGTGGGAATCCCAATCGCAATCATAACAAAAAAACACTATCAGCATACATTAAATAAATAA
- a CDS encoding GNAT family N-acetyltransferase yields the protein MAKNINLIVDNIHNLTSLWKTVGAPFQAHHKNDDFEYCKIENSGWPNKLWFNGDLNQNSAEKAIQIIQSNPSLVIPYCAIYGTKSNEILEAKGLIKKTEQVAMALQLDTPFEQQNTLQYKRVLNEQDAKIWSDLYPNAFGYIISKEILVQNWKEVQFHLVTYQNQPIGTFMLFQTKNNVGIHGVGVIPEMRRKGLAEEIMKYALNLAIDLNAEYALLQASVMGKGIYTKLGFEDLFTIKNYILKSE from the coding sequence ATGGCAAAAAACATAAATCTAATCGTAGACAATATTCACAATCTTACCAGTTTATGGAAAACAGTAGGCGCACCATTTCAAGCGCACCATAAAAATGATGATTTCGAATATTGCAAAATAGAAAACTCCGGTTGGCCAAATAAGCTGTGGTTTAATGGAGATCTTAATCAAAACAGTGCCGAAAAAGCAATTCAAATAATACAGTCTAATCCTTCTTTGGTAATTCCGTATTGTGCTATTTACGGAACAAAATCTAATGAAATATTAGAAGCAAAAGGTTTGATAAAAAAAACAGAACAAGTTGCAATGGCGCTTCAATTAGACACGCCATTTGAACAACAAAACACATTACAATACAAACGTGTTCTAAATGAACAAGATGCAAAAATATGGTCCGATTTATATCCCAACGCATTTGGTTACATAATAAGTAAAGAAATCTTAGTTCAAAATTGGAAAGAGGTACAATTTCATTTAGTAACCTATCAAAATCAACCAATAGGTACATTCATGTTATTTCAAACAAAAAATAATGTTGGAATTCATGGTGTCGGCGTTATTCCAGAAATGAGAAGAAAAGGTCTCGCCGAAGAAATCATGAAATATGCTCTTAATCTTGCCATAGATTTAAATGCAGAATATGCTTTATTACAAGCATCAGTAATGGGAAAAGGAATCTACACCAAACTAGGATTTGAAGACTTATTTACCATAAAAAACTACATTCTAAAAAGTGAGTAA
- a CDS encoding Crp/Fnr family transcriptional regulator, with amino-acid sequence MIIDKNKYLNDLKLKLQSYAPITEASWELIKDIVDFQQLKKGEILLQHGQVAKEMHFTCIGALRAYITDKEGNIYNKNIFLEGYFVASTVSLIQQTPSDFTLEALEDSILISINYKKYRELINQNDDLKNYYIAYLEKNWVIEKEQREISIVMENATGRYLDLLAKHPAILNRIPLLHIASHLGITPTQLSRIRKSLDKNT; translated from the coding sequence ATGATAATTGATAAAAATAAATACCTAAACGACCTAAAATTAAAACTCCAAAGCTACGCTCCTATTACAGAAGCGTCATGGGAATTAATAAAAGACATCGTTGATTTTCAACAATTAAAAAAAGGAGAAATACTACTACAACATGGACAAGTTGCCAAAGAAATGCATTTTACATGTATTGGCGCTTTACGAGCTTATATTACCGACAAAGAAGGAAACATTTACAATAAAAACATTTTCCTTGAAGGTTATTTTGTAGCTTCAACAGTTTCATTAATACAGCAAACACCTTCCGATTTTACACTAGAAGCATTAGAAGACAGCATTCTCATTTCTATTAACTACAAGAAATACAGAGAGCTAATTAATCAAAACGATGATTTAAAAAATTATTATATTGCTTATCTCGAAAAAAACTGGGTAATCGAAAAAGAGCAAAGAGAAATTTCAATCGTTATGGAAAACGCTACTGGGAGATATCTCGATTTACTAGCAAAACATCCCGCTATTTTGAATAGAATTCCCCTACTCCATATCGCCTCCCATTTAGGAATTACTCCAACGCAGTTAAGCCGAATTAGAAAAAGTTTAGACAAAAACACCTAA
- a CDS encoding DNA adenine methylase, whose translation MQIKKKIFTTAPLPFMGQKRKFLKQFKPALMQYSPTAIYIDLFGGSGLLSHTVKSVYPEATVVYNDFDNYRERLKNIDKTNQLINDLRLILEDYPKDSRITGSVRDRVIACVKSAHSKGYVDCITLSSNILFSMKYVLTFEALEKETLYNCVRQSSYDATGYLDGIEVTSLCYKELFEKYRSIPNVVFLVDPPYLSTETGVYKSYWKLKDYLDVLNVLEGTSYFYFTSNKSSIIELCEWIETKTPMSNPFTGATTATMNATVNYSSSYTDIMIYK comes from the coding sequence ATGCAAATAAAAAAGAAAATTTTTACGACGGCACCTTTACCGTTTATGGGACAAAAACGAAAGTTTTTAAAACAATTTAAACCTGCTTTGATGCAGTATTCACCAACAGCAATTTATATAGATTTATTTGGAGGTAGCGGTTTACTGAGTCACACGGTTAAGTCAGTATACCCAGAGGCAACAGTAGTTTACAATGATTTTGATAATTATAGAGAGCGCCTTAAGAATATTGATAAGACTAATCAACTTATTAATGATTTAAGGCTTATTTTAGAAGATTATCCGAAAGATAGTAGAATTACAGGAAGCGTAAGAGATCGTGTAATAGCGTGCGTAAAAAGCGCTCACAGTAAAGGGTATGTTGATTGTATTACATTGTCATCTAATATTTTGTTTAGTATGAAGTACGTACTCACATTTGAAGCATTAGAAAAAGAAACGCTTTATAATTGTGTACGTCAGTCAAGTTATGATGCCACAGGCTATCTTGATGGTATTGAAGTCACGAGCCTGTGTTATAAGGAATTGTTTGAGAAGTATAGAAGTATTCCAAACGTAGTATTTCTAGTTGATCCGCCGTATTTATCAACAGAAACAGGAGTTTACAAAAGTTACTGGAAATTAAAGGACTATCTGGACGTATTGAATGTTTTAGAGGGAACGAGCTACTTCTATTTCACTTCAAACAAATCTTCTATCATTGAACTTTGTGAATGGATTGAGACCAAGACACCAATGAGTAATCCCTTTACAGGTGCGACAACTGCTACTATGAACGCCACAGTTAACTATAGTTCAAGCTATACAGATATTATGATATATAAGTAG